From the genome of Alkalispirochaeta americana:
GCACACCCGGCTTCAGAGGCACTTGGTATCCCATCACGCCCTCCACGATAATAATCCAGGATATCGGACACTATGATTGATAATTGATACAAGCCACTATGACTGACGTCAGTTTAAACAAAAACGTACGGCCACACAAGACAAACCAGGGGTACGGGGGCACGACTCGTTCGCATGCTATCCTGCTCATGTCGGGGTTGGAAAAACGACGACCCCGGGGAAATCCGCTGGAAGCACGTTGTTCCTGGTGGGATCGGCGAGCTGAGAGAGGATGGAGATGAAAGAGGATAGAAAACTTCCTGACACCGGTCGTGGCAAACCGTCCGCCGCGTGGCCCACCGCAGAGCCAGTGCGGTCTGTTGAGGTTTTGCCTGATCATGACGGCGAGCCTGTTCGTTGTAGTCAGGTACGTGGGAATGCAGTGGTGGCAACCGTAACCAGGACCTTCTGGTCCGACCGTGTTTCGTCCGCCGTGCCAGCCCTGCCTTATTGCGCGAGCTCTTGGCAGGCGTGGTACGCGTCTCGTTCTTTTCTGGTCATTCAGGCCTCCTTGAAGAGCCCGATTATTGGTTATCTCGCTCCACCGCGGTAGGTGGGGTCCTTTTGTCGGTTACCGATAGACCGCTACGGTGTGCCGGAGATCTTTAATACCGGCCAAGATTCCCGGTTCACCAGTGATGCCTTTCATTCAACCAAGCGAAGGGACAACTCTTCGTGGTTAGAGAGAGAGCCGAGGTAGTCAGTGGTATCATCGATAGGAAGAAATTGAAAACTAACACCGGCAGCAAGATAGTCATTCTCTTCTTCCCAAGCTTCAACTTCCTCTTGACTCCCAAACTCGATGGTCATGGGTAGTTGGAACTCAGCACTCGCACGAACGGTTGGCACACACCCCTTCGAGAAATCGGCTGCATACACCGTTATATTCTCACCCTCAATGTCGTCATTAGCAAGAATGTCTTCTGTACCGTCGAATAGGTTATCCTTGATGAAGGAGCAACGCAAAGCCTTCGCAGTCAGTGTGCAAATCTCTGCCAAGAGTTGCTTATCTGCTCCGCTTCTTCCACCGGCTTGTTTCCATAGTTCACAGGCCGTGATCAACGCCTGAGGCATGACTGCAGGATCGTCAGGCTGTTCATCGGCTGATCCCCATTTTATCTCCGCCTTGAATCGGCATGTTTTAGATCCCACAATTACCTTCCTTTTTTGGTTTCGAGGTTCTTTCGTAGAGTTCGCTTACCAGGTTGAAGAACATCTTTGCCTCCCGACGATCAATCGGCGTGTAGCCAATCCCGTCGCCGACGGTAAAGGCGCACAGACTTTGTGCGCCGTGACCAGAGCAGGATTGTCTTTCACCAAAAAGGCAGACGGTGGGCCTTCGGTAGTCTTGATTCACTCAAAGTCCACCCTCCGGATCACCGCCTTTCTGTTCCGATCCCCCGAAACCGTGCGGGGAACCGGTGTGTTGATTATTCGCCAAGAATCTCTGCTACGGATTGGCTACCCCTGCGAATGACCCGCTGGACTTCCCAATCCTGTTCATAGTCAATTTCGACGAACCGGTCTTCCTGTTCCCATTGCTTGGTTAGCTCTGTACCTGTCCAGTCAAATTCCAGAAAAGCTTGTTTGATTGCTTCCTGCAAATCCGGGTGCAGTTTGTTGCTCACGCCGTAAGCGGTGGATGGAAACAACGGTGATTCGTAAACCGTTTTCATCCAATCTGCAGGGTTGTCAATCCGTTCCCCTGCGTGCATGCGGCCAATGACAACGTCGGCAACGGGAGCCGCCTCATAGTCTCCATAGAACACACCCATGATAGAGTTGTCATGAGAGCCAGAAAAGAGAACGTCATAATCGGTGTTCGGAAGCATGCCAAACTCTTCGTATAACAGTGCCCGGGGGGCAAAATAGCCCGAACCGGAAGATTCTGAAACGAACGGAATTGTGCGGCCTTTCAAATCTTCCACGGTGTTAATGTTACCGTCCTGGCGAGCGATAATAGCCATACGGTAGCCAATCATACCGTCTTTGTTGCCCATTGCCGTCTGGGGTACAAAACCTGCTGTATTAACTGCATCTTCCACTGAACCAGAGGCAAAACCACTGATATGCAGCCGGCCGGCGCGCATGGCTTCTACCTGAGCTGCGTAACTGCGGACACCAAAATATCGAACGGAGCGTCCCAGTTCCTGTGAAAGGTAATCGATAAATTCAGCGAAGACTTCCTCATAGACAGCTGGGTCTTCTACAGGGGAATAGGCAAAAACAAGAATATCTGGGTCCAGCCAATCCTTGCTATCTGATGCGTCTTCTCGAGAACCGCCAGCGGTCAATGGCATCACAATTGCAAGTGCAAGAAGAACAATCATGATCATGGGTATCGTCTTTTTCATCTTTCTCTCCTTTTGATCTACACACGTCTGTCATCCATCGTGAGATACTGTCTCTGCAGTAACCCCATGGGCCCTTTCCCTTCAGTCGTATTCGTTTTATCACCTCCTCTCCTGTTCCTTCTCCGACATCCCCGGCCTGCTATGAACCAGAAGGGGCTTCTCTGCATAGGTGCAGTCCCCCAATCTGGCGATCAGGCCACCAGTGATCGAGCCTTAATGGAAATCCATTCAGCGACAAAAACAGTTGCGAGGATAACAAAGAGGACGAGGGATACTTGATCCCAACTCAAGCGGTTGATGGCTGAGTTGAGAAGGAACCCGATCCCTCCACCACCGACAATGCCGATAATGGTAGATTCCCTGATGTTTATTTCCCATCGGTAGACGGTGACGCCCACAAAGGCTGGAAGCAGTTGGGGTATATAGCCATAAAGGAAAACCTGAGCTGTCGAGGCTCCGGTGGCTTTGATAGCTTCTATGGGTTCTACATTTATTTCTTCAATCGTCTCATAGAAGATCTTGGAGATCATTCCCACTCCGCGAATTGCAATCGCGAGCATACCAGCAAATAATCCTGGACCAACAATCTGAACGAGGAGCAACGCCCAAATCAAGCTGGTTACCGAGCGCGAGGTGACGATCAGTGTTACTGCGATCAGGCGGACAACAGGATGTGGGGTTGTGTTTTTGGCTGACAGTACCGACAGGGGAACCGATATCAACGCTGCCACCAAGGTGCCAAAGATTGCAATATTAATCGTGTCCCAGAGTGCGGGCAGGACTCGCCTCATGTAACGCGTATCCGGTGGGAACATCCGGGAAATGAAGTCTATCATTTGGGCTGGTGCGTCCAGCACGAAGGGCCACATAGTTTCTTCCGAGATGTATTTGAACGAAATCAAGAAGATCAGAGCCCCTGCCAGCCAGTACAGGTAGCGTTTCAGTGACTGTCCGGCGTCTTTGTATACCCACTGTTTATGTGGAGATGTCTCGATAAGGGGCATTAGATCAACCTCCTTCGGATGGCGCTGGATGCATATTCCCCCATAATTACCAGAACGATGATAATCAGCAGGATGCCTCCGGCAGTGTTGTAGTCGTAGCGGCCCATGGCCGTTTCCAGAACCCCTCCAATGCCTCCTGCACCCACGAGTCCGATGACTGTAGACTGTCGGAAACTTTGATCTGCGCGATATATTGAAAGGCCAATAAATCGTGTCGAGATCTGCGGCCAGACTCCAAACAGCACCATCTGGGACCAGGAAGCACCGGTAGCGCGAATGGCCTCCAGAGCTTCTCCATCGATATTCTCAATGTCTTCGGCCAGCAACTTTCCCACAAATCCAATGCTGTTGACGACTAATGTCAGAACACCTGCAAATGGTCCAAAGCCAAACATGATTACGAAAAGAATGGCTAAAATGACTACATGAAGGCTGCGAAAAATACCGAGAAGGCATCGGCACAGAATGTATACCGGAATCGGCGAGATATTCTTGGCAGCCCCCAAGGTGATGGGAACAGCAAGTAACACCCCTACAGAGGTCGCGACGATCGTCATCGTGATACTTTCTGTGATGCCGTTGATAATATGATGCTGTCTGGCCGCGAAGTTTGGCCTCAGGAAAGCCAGAAGCATTGTTTTGCCCCTGTCCAAACCCGCAATGATTCTTTGCCCATCGATCTGAAAGGAATTGACTGCTGCGACAACGTATAATACAAGAGCCACCAGAATCATCCAGCGCAGAACCGGCGACTTGATCAGTGAAGGTTTCGACCAGGTTTGCTGTGCGACTGCATTCGCTGCCTGCATCTAGATTACCTCCTCATGCAAAGCATCATCAGAGTCGGTTTTGTTCGCTTCCCAGTCTTCCTCGCCGTAAATGAGAGTTAATGCTTCGTTGGTAAGGCCTCCAGCCGCTTGATCATAGACGATTTGGCCATCCTTCAGTCCCACCACTCGTTTCGAGTACATCTCGGCCAAGGTAACTTCGTGTATGTTAATAATGGCAGCGATATTGCGTTCCTGGACCAGCTCTGTAATTAACCGCATAATTTCGCGTGATGTCTTTGGGTCCAAACTGGCAGTCGGTTCATCGATCAAGAGAAAATCTGGCTGTTGCAACAGAGCTCGACAGATTCCCACGCGTTGGCGTTGGCCTCCGGACAGCTGATCAGCTCGGGTGTCTATATAGTCTGATAGTCCCACGCGATCCAACAGACGTAATGCTTCAGTGATATCGGCCCGGGGAAATTTCCTGGTCAAACTGGCGTAAAAACTGACGTAGCCCAGGCGCCCGGACAGAACGTTTTCCATGACACTTAAACGCTCGACCAGTGCATATTCCTGAAAGATCATTCCGATTTTCTTTCGAGCTTTCCTGAGAGCCCCTGAGTTCAGCTGACAGATATCTGTGCCCTGCATCAAGATCTGGCCGCTGCTGGGTTCTACCAGGCGATTGATGCAGCGGATCAACGTGCTCTTGCCGGCTCCTGAAGGGCCTATCAGGGCGATAAGATCTCCCTCGTGTACCGTCAAATCAACCCCCCTCAAGGCAACAGGACCTGAAGGGTACTTTTTGTGCAAGCTTTTGATGTCTAGCATGGGCTTTCCTCCTCTCCGTTATGTTGGGAATCATCCCCCACTGCGTTTTGTTTGCCACGTTGTGGACCTGTCCTGCAGTGTGGATTGTTGCACCAATGGCTCATTCCCTCTTCGTTCATTCAAGAAGATTCAGGGTAAGTCGCTTATTCTCATCACACAATGAACAAAGACGGGGAGTTGCGTGCACTTTTTTGGTGCTGTTTTGAAGGGGAGAGAGCGGAATCTGAAGCCCGGAGTGCGATAGAAATATCGCTGGCAGGACCGTGTTGCTTACGTTTGGTTTGTTTGGTGTGCTGACCTGTACTCGCTGGGACTCATTCCGGTCTTCTTCTTGAAGTACCGACTGAAATAGTGGGGGTTAAGGTATCCCACCATCTCGCCCACATTTTTAATGTCAGCTTCTGGATTCTGAAGCAATAATCGCTTGGCTTCCTGGATTCGTAAACCAGTAAGGTAATGCATGGGTGTTTCTGATCGCAGACGCTTGTATACTCGACACAGGTGTTCCGATGACAGGTTTAGCTGTCGAGCCATTTCCTGGATAGATATTGTCCTGGTATAGTTCTGTCGAAGATAATACTCTACAGCTTCCACCAAATGTTCTGTTGTTCGCTCAGAGAGTGATTTCACTGCTTCGGCGATATCTTCCCAATGGGTATCCAGCGACATTTTGATGTGGGTCAGTACCCGGCGAAGCTCTTCATCGTCGATGGGTTTGGTTAAGTATTCCTTTACGCCATAATGCATTGCCTGCTGGGCATACTCAAACTGGCCGTAGCCACTGATGATAACCACCTGAATATTAGGGTCTGTATAGAAGAGATGTTTGGCCAGTTCAAGACCATCCATAACCGGCATGCGGATGTCGGTCACTACGAGGTGGACCAGTTGCTTGTGGACAACATCTAAAGCGGCCTGGCCGTCCATGACGTCACTAATAACAGTAAAGCCAAGATCCAGCTGGTGAATCCTCCGAACCAGGTTGGCTCGCAGCAGATCCTCGTCCTCTACCACCAGTACATTATAGCCAGCCATGGTTTATTCGCTTCCCCCGGGAGATGTTGTCCCTCCAATAGTTACGGTGGCTCCGCCACCGGGGTTGTTGTTCACGTGAAAGGTGAAATCATCGTGGTAAAACAGCCTGAGGCGCATATAGGTGTTTAATAAACCCATACCCTCCGATGGTTGGCCGCAACTGTCGTCAGGAGACAGCCTGTTTTCTGCATAGTGATTCAGGGAGGCCAGAATTTCGGGACAGAAACCATGGCCATTATCAGTAACGGAGACGAACCATTTTTCTGACACGGCGTGACGGTCAGATACCGGCTCTATCCATCCAGAGATAGCCAGACTCCAGGGAGGAGTGCCTGAGAAGCCATGTTTGATACTGTTTTCTACCAACGGTTGCACCAGGAGTTTGGGAACGGCGATGGCGTGCATATGGTTTGGAATATCCACAGTATATGACAGGTTGCTCTGCAGACGAATTTTCATGAGCCGCAGATATGTTTCTACGTATTGAATTTCCTCGGCCAAAGGAACTCCCTGCTCCGATTTCGCGGCAATATAGCGTAGCATATAGGACATTTCCTTGGTGAACTGGCTGATTTCCAAGTTCATGCCTTCATCGGCCATGGCCTGAATAGTCGCCAGATTATTGTAAAGAAAGTGAGGATCCATTTGACTTTGGACGGCTAGTAATTTTGCATGCGCTTCCTGGGTCTGTGCGCTAACCAGTTGGATGACAGCTTGGTTAAGTTTCTGCTGCATGGCGCGGAAAGCGCTGTCGATGGCTTGTAGTTCATCCAGCGAGGTTCGCAGATTTTCTTGTGTACAACCGGTATCGCTGTCGAGTGCGCGCAGTGTGGTGATGTTCGTCCCGGCGATGGTCGCATGCAGATCAGCTAAAGGGCGAATAATGGTCCCCGATACTGCAAAAGAGACGATTAAGGTCAAGAGCAGGACCGCCATTCCAAGTCCGAGAAAGATCCACGTGAAATGGATTAGGGGTTGGTAAACGATGCTGCTCGGTGATGCCACGATGACAGTCCATCCAGTGTAGTCTGATGATGCATAGGTTATGATTTGCTGGCGTCGGCCGTCCGGATCGGTTGCGCGATGGGCTGCTTGAGGCTTCCAGTTCCGCTGTTCGATTAGGTTCAGGTAATGGACTCCGGCGGTATCGGGGGTAGGGTTGTATGGGTAGACATATAGCCCTTTGGCATCGAGGACATAAAAAGATGCATTCGGATGATATTGGCGCATGCGCTTCAGGTAGCTAAAAACTGCATTGTAGTCTTGCAGTACTTCAATAATTCCTTTGGCTTCCAGTGTGCCGTCTTTATAGAATCGGGTCATGGAAAGAAAGGGCCTGTCTCGAAAATGGTAATTACCGGCATCGATATATTGCAACGGCTTGGGACCAGTCAGGTTTTTTGCTCCATCCAGCTCAGAAGTTCGCTCGTACCAGTCCTTGTTCGGCAGGTCGACGTTAATTTGCTGGTTGAAGAGCCCCGCTCCAATCATGTGCCCTTCCAGGCTGTAGATGTTTACCTGATTTACAATTTGGAATGGGCCAATGACTGCCGAGATGGTATCCATCAAGGCTTGCTGTGTCCGCAGGCGCTCTTCAAAATCCTCATCAGCCGAGAGCATCATGTACCGCTGTAAGTGGGATTCTACCAGGGTTGAGTAAAATATATTCATTGAAACAGTGTCCATGGTAGCTACTTCGGAATCGGTCGCCTCTATGATGGCCGTGCTTAGCTGGTTTTGCTCCGCAATGATTCTGTTCATCGCAGACCTGCGGTAAAAGGTATAGAACAGGGTGGCCGTCGCAAGGAGGACAACAATAATCAGGGTCGAATAAACCACGAAGAGACGTCCGCGAAAGGAGTGTATCCGTAAGGATGGTTTAAACATCAATGACACTGGTTATTCCTGCCTGAAGAAAAGGTTCCAGCCTCGTAAAGCCAGCTGCCACAGTGTAATGAAGTGAATCCCACGGTCAAGCCTCTCAATGAGGGTCTTAAGGTTTTCCTGGATCATTTGGGCAATACGATACAGGGCGCTGTCCTCGGAAGATGTCAACGTAGAGGGCATCTTCCGCACCCGCCCCGACCAGGTTTATGAGTGGTTCATGGCTATGATTCCGCGCAGGCTCGACAAGATGCCTCCCGCCATTCGCCAGGCACACCTCCACCGTGCTGCCCGGCTCTTGCAGCGCCCCTGATACCCGCCAGCCGGGAAGGTTGAAACAGCAAAACCTAGATATCCCACCGTTTCACCGCGCGGTTTGAAGCGGTAAACTCGATCGCGTTTTTGAATACCTCAAAAAGTTCCTGCTGTCTGGCGCTCCCGAAATCATGAAGGGGTTCCCCCAGAAACCGCGTGGCGTGGGCGCTGAACATCGCCGGTTCCGCCGCCCAGAGAGCTTCCCAGTTCCCGAGGATCCTGCTCCGGCTTGCTTCCACCAAGGGGCGGCTTGGCAGTTTGTCGCGCTTTGTGTTGTTGACGGTCCGATCGGCGGGGAGGAGATTCCAGAGATCGTTGGAATACCACAACGCCCAGGGGATCGCGTGATCGACCTCGAGGTGCACCATCGTCCTGATCGTAGTGCCGCTCCATACGCATTCCAGGTTGCCCTTTGCCGCCAGCGATGCCCCGTAAACACCCCGGGCTATCGAGGTGTCATGATCGTTACGGCGTGGTCTCAGCAGAAGTGCCAGAACCGTTTCCGAGGTCACGTGGTTTTTCTGGTGTTTCAGGTCCGCCACAAACTCCGCCCACCGGATCAGGATCGAGTCCTCGATCCAACGGCCCATCAGGGCGAGCTCCGTCCAGAGGGTTCCGCCGATGTACAGGTCCCCGTCGATGATCTCAAAGAGCTTCTTTCCGGTTCGCGCGTTGCCGGCGTACTGTACGGGCTGGCGGATGCCGCGGCCGATATCGTTCAGTACGTTGCGCAGCTCTCGTTGTTGCTCTAATGGCAAGGCGCCCCTGTCCAGGGCGGCCCGGAACGCCGGGTATCCACCGGTTGGTTCCCACCGTTGTGTGAGGCTGGAGAGGCTCCTGCGGAAGGTCATGTCTTGCTTGCCCGAAACGCGCTGGCCCAAGAGGATCTCCTCGTCGTTACCAGCGCCGATTGCCACAAGGGGCCAGTAATACTCGATCCACCGTTCGGCCACGATGTTGATCGGGACCGCAACGCGACCATCTCTGGTCCAACGGCCGGTCCTCGTAGTATGTACCGCCAGATCGGTGACTGCCCGGAGGAGGGCAAACTTGTAGGTGTTTACCTTGCGATCGTCCCAGAGGATCGATTCGACCGTCTCTAGCGGGTTGAGTCCTGCAGAGAGGGGAGTCGTGTAGACCTGGGTATGCCAGAGCGACCTGGTTTCTTCGTGGTGATCATCGATCTGTGCGGTCAACCGGAGACCCAACCGCTCAAGGAAAAACCGGTATTCTCCCGGATCCCGGAGAATATAGCGTCTGCCA
Proteins encoded in this window:
- the phnD gene encoding phosphate/phosphite/phosphonate ABC transporter substrate-binding protein, whose product is MKKTIPMIMIVLLALAIVMPLTAGGSREDASDSKDWLDPDILVFAYSPVEDPAVYEEVFAEFIDYLSQELGRSVRYFGVRSYAAQVEAMRAGRLHISGFASGSVEDAVNTAGFVPQTAMGNKDGMIGYRMAIIARQDGNINTVEDLKGRTIPFVSESSGSGYFAPRALLYEEFGMLPNTDYDVLFSGSHDNSIMGVFYGDYEAAPVADVVIGRMHAGERIDNPADWMKTVYESPLFPSTAYGVSNKLHPDLQEAIKQAFLEFDWTGTELTKQWEQEDRFVEIDYEQDWEVQRVIRRGSQSVAEILGE
- the phnE gene encoding phosphonate ABC transporter, permease protein PhnE, giving the protein MPLIETSPHKQWVYKDAGQSLKRYLYWLAGALIFLISFKYISEETMWPFVLDAPAQMIDFISRMFPPDTRYMRRVLPALWDTINIAIFGTLVAALISVPLSVLSAKNTTPHPVVRLIAVTLIVTSRSVTSLIWALLLVQIVGPGLFAGMLAIAIRGVGMISKIFYETIEEINVEPIEAIKATGASTAQVFLYGYIPQLLPAFVGVTVYRWEINIRESTIIGIVGGGGIGFLLNSAINRLSWDQVSLVLFVILATVFVAEWISIKARSLVA
- the phnE gene encoding phosphonate ABC transporter, permease protein PhnE, with amino-acid sequence MQAANAVAQQTWSKPSLIKSPVLRWMILVALVLYVVAAVNSFQIDGQRIIAGLDRGKTMLLAFLRPNFAARQHHIINGITESITMTIVATSVGVLLAVPITLGAAKNISPIPVYILCRCLLGIFRSLHVVILAILFVIMFGFGPFAGVLTLVVNSIGFVGKLLAEDIENIDGEALEAIRATGASWSQMVLFGVWPQISTRFIGLSIYRADQSFRQSTVIGLVGAGGIGGVLETAMGRYDYNTAGGILLIIIVLVIMGEYASSAIRRRLI
- the phnC gene encoding phosphonate ABC transporter ATP-binding protein yields the protein MLDIKSLHKKYPSGPVALRGVDLTVHEGDLIALIGPSGAGKSTLIRCINRLVEPSSGQILMQGTDICQLNSGALRKARKKIGMIFQEYALVERLSVMENVLSGRLGYVSFYASLTRKFPRADITEALRLLDRVGLSDYIDTRADQLSGGQRQRVGICRALLQQPDFLLIDEPTASLDPKTSREIMRLITELVQERNIAAIINIHEVTLAEMYSKRVVGLKDGQIVYDQAAGGLTNEALTLIYGEEDWEANKTDSDDALHEEVI
- a CDS encoding response regulator transcription factor codes for the protein MAGYNVLVVEDEDLLRANLVRRIHQLDLGFTVISDVMDGQAALDVVHKQLVHLVVTDIRMPVMDGLELAKHLFYTDPNIQVVIISGYGQFEYAQQAMHYGVKEYLTKPIDDEELRRVLTHIKMSLDTHWEDIAEAVKSLSERTTEHLVEAVEYYLRQNYTRTISIQEMARQLNLSSEHLCRVYKRLRSETPMHYLTGLRIQEAKRLLLQNPEADIKNVGEMVGYLNPHYFSRYFKKKTGMSPSEYRSAHQTNQT
- a CDS encoding cache domain-containing sensor histidine kinase, whose translation is MVYSTLIIVVLLATATLFYTFYRRSAMNRIIAEQNQLSTAIIEATDSEVATMDTVSMNIFYSTLVESHLQRYMMLSADEDFEERLRTQQALMDTISAVIGPFQIVNQVNIYSLEGHMIGAGLFNQQINVDLPNKDWYERTSELDGAKNLTGPKPLQYIDAGNYHFRDRPFLSMTRFYKDGTLEAKGIIEVLQDYNAVFSYLKRMRQYHPNASFYVLDAKGLYVYPYNPTPDTAGVHYLNLIEQRNWKPQAAHRATDPDGRRQQIITYASSDYTGWTVIVASPSSIVYQPLIHFTWIFLGLGMAVLLLTLIVSFAVSGTIIRPLADLHATIAGTNITTLRALDSDTGCTQENLRTSLDELQAIDSAFRAMQQKLNQAVIQLVSAQTQEAHAKLLAVQSQMDPHFLYNNLATIQAMADEGMNLEISQFTKEMSYMLRYIAAKSEQGVPLAEEIQYVETYLRLMKIRLQSNLSYTVDIPNHMHAIAVPKLLVQPLVENSIKHGFSGTPPWSLAISGWIEPVSDRHAVSEKWFVSVTDNGHGFCPEILASLNHYAENRLSPDDSCGQPSEGMGLLNTYMRLRLFYHDDFTFHVNNNPGGGATVTIGGTTSPGGSE
- a CDS encoding methyltransferase domain-containing protein — its product is MTDDWRTQQHYRDNAKELGRIYEKAGVTHLHHLITLLRPGDKVLDVGCGTGRDVAWLREHGYQAEGTDPSKEMLAEARRRHSIPDGVLHGDSLPGLESVGGSFAAITCIHVLHHLEDTLLLDSLYRLRSLLAPGGFLLIKIPSHHASVAQGIHADGRRYILRDPGEYRFFLERLGLRLTAQIDDHHEETRSLWHTQVYTTPLSAGLNPLETVESILWDDRKVNTYKFALLRAVTDLAVHTTRTGRWTRDGRVAVPINIVAERWIEYYWPLVAIGAGNDEEILLGQRVSGKQDMTFRRSLSSLTQRWEPTGGYPAFRAALDRGALPLEQQRELRNVLNDIGRGIRQPVQYAGNARTGKKLFEIIDGDLYIGGTLWTELALMGRWIEDSILIRWAEFVADLKHQKNHVTSETVLALLLRPRRNDHDTSIARGVYGASLAAKGNLECVWSGTTIRTMVHLEVDHAIPWALWYSNDLWNLLPADRTVNNTKRDKLPSRPLVEASRSRILGNWEALWAAEPAMFSAHATRFLGEPLHDFGSARQQELFEVFKNAIEFTASNRAVKRWDI